Within Oceanicoccus sp. KOV_DT_Chl, the genomic segment ATTGATCGTCGATTTTTTCAATTTCAGCGTGGTGTGCGGAGACCGATGAAGCCTTGATAATAATGTCATTAAAAGGAGAGCGTCCCACCGTCAACAAGTCTTTGTTTAACTTAAAAGAGCGGTCAACAATGGGATCAGTGACGCCTAATAATGCAATATTGACCGGGTTTTTAGCCGCCGCCTGCTTGATACGATCAACCGCATCCTGACCTATAGCTTCGGTATCATCCGTACTACCAGGGCTGGCGACCATGGTTTTGCTTGTATCGTTCGCTGGTGGCGCCACCAGGGTCTTATCATCGTTGTTATCCGGTACTGGCGGTGCGGCGGCGATTACAGTTTTATCACTATCCTCAGGCTGATTAATGGGCGGAGGTGCTGCAACAAGCGTTTTCTCATCATCAGCTGATGACGGTGCTGGTGCGGATTTTTCAGCGGCTACCTTGGCCTGTCGCTCCTGCTCAGCCTGCTCTTTCTCGGCTTGAGCTTTGGCGGCTTTTTCCTGCTCTGCTTTTTCAGCGGCTACCTTGGCCTGTCGCTCTTGCTCAGCCTGCTCTTTCTCGGCTTGGGCTTTGGCGGCTTTTTCCTGTTCTGCTTTTTCAGCCGCAGCCTTGACCTGGCGCTCTTGCTCAACCCGTTCTTTCTCTGCCTGGGCTTTGGCAGCCTTCTCCTGTTCTGCTTTTTCAGCGGCTACCTTGGCCTGTCGCTCTTGCTCAGCCTGCTCTTTCTCGGCTTGGGCTTTGGCGGCTTTTTCCTGCTCTGCTTTTTCAGCGGCTACCTTGACCTGGCGCTCTTGCTCAACCCGCTCTTTCTCAGCCTGGGCTTTGGCAGCCTTCTCCTGTTCTGCTTTTTCAGCGGCTACCCTGGCCTGACGCTCCTGCTCAGCCTGCTCTTTCTCAGCCTGGGCTTTGCAGCCTTCTCCTGTTCTGCTTTTTCAGCGGCTACCTTGGCCTGTCGCTCTTGCTCAGCCTGCTCTTTCTCGGCTTGGGCTTTGGCGGCTTTTTCCTGCTCTGCTTTTTCAGCGGCTACCTTGGCCTGTCGCTCTTGCTCAGCCTGCTCTTTCTCGGCTTGAGCTTTGGCGGCTTTTTCCTGCTCTGCTTTTTCAGCGGCTACCTTGGCCTGACGCTCTTGCTCAGCCTGCTCGCGCTCGGCCGCCTGTTGAGCCACACGCTGCCGATCTTCCGCTTGTTGTTTTTCCCTTATCTGTCGGTCTTTCTCTAGCTGAACCTCTTCAGCTGTAGCCATAATGGTGGCTTTTTCATCTTCCACCGATGGCGGCTTTGACTCAACCACTAAAAACTCGACAATATCAAATCGAATGATATCGCCATCCACCAATAAAGACGTTTTAATGGGTTTTCCGTTTACAAAGGTGCCATTTGAAGAATCGTTATCTTCAATGGTTAGCACCCCGAAATACTTTTGACTACCGCGTGATGACGCGACACAAAACCTTCATTGATAATCAGGTTGTTATCTTGCTCGCGGCCAATTTTAAAATTGAACGACACGGGATAAACCTTATTTTTATGATTGCCCGCCAAACCTCTTAATGAAAAAGTTTGGGTCAAACCTCTAATTTTGGTTTTATCTTCAGCCATACTCTTTTAATAACCTACACTGCGCAATTTATAAAACTCCGCTAGTTAATAACCAACCTGCACCAATCAACACCACGGCTGCCACCAACCAGGGCCACAACACCCCACCTGAAACTGTCGGCGATTCATTCTCACTTTTATTAATCGACGCCATTTGCAAAGTTTCCTGCCGTGCCAGCTCCTTCATATGTATCGCTAGCACAGTGATATTATCTTTACCCTCCGTCGCTAACGCCGCAGTCACCAGCTGATCAACAGCCGCCTGCTGATCAGTTGCAGCTTGTAAAATAGAGGCAATGTCTGTGTCACTAACATAATCTGATAACCCATCGGAACACAGTAGAATGATATCGTTTTCGTTAAACCTGCCACGCACCGTCTCTACTTCAACAGATTCCAGCCCCTCCTGCCCCAAGGCCTGAATCACCAAATTACGGCGCGGATGATTCGCTGCCTGCTCCTCAGTAATCACATGCTCATCAAGCAAGCGTTGTACCAATGACTGGTCATGGGTCAATTGCGACAATTCACCTGCGCTCCACAAGTAAGCGCGACTGTCTCCCACCCAGGACACCTGATAATCAGAGCCATGCACAAGCAGGGCAACCACAGTCGATGCCATTCCGGGCTGACCAACGCCCTCCGCCGGTGACGCTTTAACCGCTTGATGGGACATTTGAATAGCGTCTTCCAAACCTTGACCGGCCTGTACTTCAGACTTAATAACATTGCAGACAATCTGGCTGGCAACTTCGCCGGCATCCTGCCCACCCACGCCATCTGCCATAATCCAAAGCGATAGTTCAGGGCTGGCTAAATAACAGTCTTCGTTATTACTGCGTTTATTGCCAACATCCGTTTTTGCGGCGTAAGAAAGCATGCATACAACTCTTATTGGAATGTTAAATTATGGCTTGATTATAGATGGCGACCTGCAGAATTCATAATTTTGCCTCTTTGCCACCAAACCTGATAACTATTGATAAGCATTTCAATAGGGCATCAATAAAAAAGCCAGCCCTTTATGGGGCTGGCTTTAAACAGCTAAGAGTAAAACTTAAAAGTCGTAACGCACAGTTGCCATTACCGACTGACTTGAGTAATCGTCTTTACCAATGTAGTCAAACCCGCCTGAGAAGCTAAAGTTACCTTGACTGAAAGTACGCACACGCAATGATGCTTTATACATTTCCTGCTCAGTGCTAGCACCATTAGTGATAAAACCACCGCCACTGACGCCGATAAAGTTAGAATCCACTTCAACTTCATCACCGATAAAGTCATACATATAATCCAGACTGAATTCTGGAATCCAGGTTACTTCACTCTCAGTGGTGATTGGATAGGCGAAAGTAACACCAACGCCCGCAATTAATACTTCCATTGCATCCGTATCAACTTCCAGACCCAAGTTATCTGCATTCTTTTCAGTGTAACTATCTTCATCCAGATAGGTGTAATTCAACTCTACTTTAGGCGTAATAAACCAATTGCCTTCAGTCGCCATCGGGTA encodes:
- a CDS encoding FHA domain-containing protein — its product is MLTIEDNDSSNGTFVNGKPIKTSLLVDGDIIRFDIVEFLVVESKPPSVEDEKATIMATAEEVQLEKDRQIREKQQAEDRQRVAQQAAEREQAEQERQAKVAAEKAEQEKAAKAQAEKEQAEQERQAKVAAEKAEQEKAAKAQAEKEQAEQERQAKVAAEKAEQEKAAKPRLRKSRLSRSVRPG
- a CDS encoding FHA domain-containing protein; this translates as MAEDKTKIRGLTQTFSLRGLAGNHKNKVYPVSFNFKIGREQDNNLIINEGFVSRHHAVVKSISGC
- a CDS encoding PP2C family serine/threonine-protein phosphatase — encoded protein: MLSYAAKTDVGNKRSNNEDCYLASPELSLWIMADGVGGQDAGEVASQIVCNVIKSEVQAGQGLEDAIQMSHQAVKASPAEGVGQPGMASTVVALLVHGSDYQVSWVGDSRAYLWSAGELSQLTHDQSLVQRLLDEHVITEEQAANHPRRNLVIQALGQEGLESVEVETVRGRFNENDIILLCSDGLSDYVSDTDIASILQAATDQQAAVDQLVTAALATEGKDNITVLAIHMKELARQETLQMASINKSENESPTVSGGVLWPWLVAAVVLIGAGWLLTSGVL